The following are from one region of the Bacillus sp. (in: firmicutes) genome:
- a CDS encoding SpoIIE family protein phosphatase → MNIYIVDCDANSAKQLTTILKKEYKSTYHVTINSLTSESRLSQIRQDSIFVYKGHYNAPIMEQIKNFCLKQQFPLLAVVSKESYSSGHHSFDSGILMDVVTDPTESELFLRIRLLLKHQDEMRNRIDKEIQLKSAINHITNELELAKKLQQLVLPKDFSNQDIKFNAIYKPSEQLSGDLYFWVKISPHEYGFILMDVSGHGVHASLVSMAMRSLLPGLLKRVKNPEKISKALNEHMLALFEGRNDQFHYVTTYFTAMILLIDTQKKSFSYVNAGHQPGLMLQDGIVRMLESTMVPIGLIHAPRIEAKTIHYQAPAKLLLYTDGLIETPNCTTISRLQRLITDFTAMENEDESFMLEEFLTSRIRECTVSDDICIVSITLN, encoded by the coding sequence ATGAACATATACATTGTAGATTGTGATGCAAACAGTGCAAAACAGTTAACAACCATTCTCAAAAAAGAGTATAAGAGTACTTATCATGTTACTATAAATTCCTTAACCTCAGAATCTAGACTTTCTCAAATAAGACAAGATTCTATTTTTGTATACAAGGGACACTACAACGCTCCCATAATGGAGCAGATAAAAAACTTTTGCTTGAAGCAACAATTTCCTCTACTTGCCGTTGTTAGCAAAGAAAGCTATTCTTCTGGACATCATTCCTTTGATTCGGGGATCTTGATGGATGTTGTTACGGATCCGACCGAATCCGAGCTATTTTTGCGAATTCGCCTGCTGCTTAAACATCAGGATGAAATGAGAAACAGAATTGACAAAGAGATACAATTAAAGAGCGCTATCAATCATATTACCAATGAACTAGAGCTTGCAAAAAAACTGCAACAGCTTGTTCTTCCAAAAGATTTCTCTAATCAGGATATTAAATTTAACGCTATTTATAAACCATCGGAACAATTATCAGGGGACTTATACTTTTGGGTTAAAATTTCTCCTCATGAATATGGATTTATTTTAATGGATGTTAGCGGGCACGGTGTCCATGCGTCATTGGTTAGTATGGCAATGCGCTCTTTATTACCAGGCTTATTAAAAAGGGTAAAGAATCCAGAAAAAATCTCCAAGGCACTTAATGAACATATGCTTGCGTTATTTGAAGGACGCAATGACCAATTTCATTATGTGACAACCTATTTCACAGCAATGATTCTATTAATTGACACACAGAAGAAGTCATTCTCCTATGTGAATGCAGGGCACCAACCAGGACTGATGCTTCAAGACGGCATCGTAAGAATGCTCGAATCAACAATGGTTCCCATCGGATTAATTCATGCCCCTCGAATTGAAGCGAAAACCATTCATTATCAAGCACCAGCGAAGTTACTCCTATACACCGATGGGCTAATAGAAACCCCGAATTGTACGACAATCAGTCGTTTACAAAGGTTAATAACGGATTTTACTGCTATGGAAAATGAAGATGAATCTTTCATGCTGGAGGAATTTCTAACTAGTCGGATAAGGGAGTGCACGGTTTCGGATGATATTTGTATCGTTTCAATTACATTAAATTGA
- a CDS encoding DUF2281 domain-containing protein, whose protein sequence is MNTAKERLLKIIEEIPEQEVDKILDFAEFLKAKKEKNLYKDLTKASESSLDFWDNDIDDEVWNNV, encoded by the coding sequence ATGAATACTGCAAAAGAACGCTTACTTAAAATAATTGAAGAAATACCTGAACAAGAAGTAGATAAAATTTTAGACTTTGCGGAATTTTTAAAAGCTAAAAAGGAAAAAAACTTATATAAGGACTTAACAAAAGCTAGTGAAAGTAGCCTTGATTTTTGGGATAACGATATTGATGACGAGGTTTGGAATAATGTATAA
- a CDS encoding type II toxin-antitoxin system PemK/MazF family toxin, whose product MYKQGDIVLVAVPYSDLTNRKQRPALVISNDNYNQVTEDLVVAAITSQLKDLDYSVVIEPKDLNEGELKVTSAIRADKVYTLSKDIIRKKFGQVNSEVLEGVRTKLNELIK is encoded by the coding sequence ATGTATAAACAGGGTGATATTGTTTTAGTTGCTGTTCCATACAGTGATTTAACAAATAGAAAGCAACGACCTGCGCTAGTTATTTCGAATGATAATTATAACCAAGTGACTGAGGATTTAGTTGTTGCTGCTATTACTTCACAATTAAAGGATCTAGATTATTCCGTAGTAATTGAACCAAAAGATTTAAACGAGGGTGAACTTAAAGTTACATCGGCGATTAGGGCAGATAAAGTTTATACACTTTCAAAAGATATTATCAGAAAAAAATTTGGACAAGTAAACTCTGAGGTTTTAGAAGGCGTTAGGACAAAACTAAACGAACTAATAAAATAA
- a CDS encoding ketoacyl-ACP synthase III, translated as MIGSRITAIGTYVPEKVLTNFELEQMVETNHEWIVQRTGIHERRITRLDEFTSDLCVSAVNDLMQRYNKKVEDVDMIIVATSTPDFQFPSVSSIIQNRLNISQTGAIDLSAACAGFVYALHTAHSYIASGLHKKILVIGADTISKITNYTDRNTCILFGDGAGAVLVERDEQAKSFLGFHVGSDGSGAQHVYCSGLSKKVNGIELIDTQYLVQNGREVFRWVARNVPDGIRKILEQTQTGLDKIDWFIPHSANLRLIEPICEKLEFPMKKTLYSLVNFGNTSAATIPLALDLGIREGKVKNGDRVLMYGFGSGLVHAGQLLELNFDEQVNNPTPL; from the coding sequence ATGATAGGGTCAAGAATAACAGCCATTGGAACATATGTACCAGAAAAAGTCCTTACAAATTTCGAATTAGAGCAAATGGTCGAAACAAACCATGAGTGGATTGTACAAAGGACAGGAATTCATGAACGTAGAATAACTCGTCTTGATGAGTTTACTAGTGATTTGTGTGTTTCAGCTGTAAATGATTTAATGCAAAGATATAATAAAAAAGTTGAAGATGTAGATATGATTATTGTGGCAACGAGTACACCTGATTTTCAATTTCCATCTGTTTCAAGCATCATCCAAAACCGATTAAATATATCACAAACGGGTGCAATAGATTTAAGTGCAGCGTGTGCGGGGTTTGTTTATGCTTTACATACAGCCCACAGCTATATTGCATCTGGACTGCACAAGAAGATACTTGTGATTGGGGCGGATACAATATCAAAAATCACAAATTATACTGATAGAAACACATGCATTTTATTTGGGGATGGTGCAGGTGCGGTATTGGTAGAGAGGGACGAACAAGCAAAAAGTTTTCTTGGATTCCATGTAGGAAGTGATGGAAGTGGAGCACAACATGTATATTGTTCAGGACTATCAAAAAAGGTCAATGGAATTGAGTTAATCGATACTCAATATCTTGTGCAAAATGGTAGAGAAGTATTTCGGTGGGTCGCAAGGAATGTTCCAGATGGTATAAGAAAGATTTTAGAACAAACACAAACGGGTCTTGATAAAATTGATTGGTTTATACCCCATAGTGCTAACTTACGGTTAATAGAGCCTATTTGCGAAAAATTGGAATTCCCTATGAAAAAAACTCTTTATAGCTTGGTGAACTTTGGAAATACTTCCGCTGCAACAATTCCTTTAGCTCTTGATCTTGGAATCCGTGAGGGAAAAGTAAAAAATGGCGATCGAGTTCTTATGTACGGTTTTGGATCGGGTTTGGTTCATGCTGGACAACTTTTAGAATTAAATTTTGATGAACAAGTAAATAATCCTACCCCGTTGTGA
- a CDS encoding 4-oxalocrotonate tautomerase family protein: MPYVNIKITNENVTPEKKALLIKGATQLLVDVLGKNPNTTVVVIDEVDTDNWGIGGETITVRRKNGQ, encoded by the coding sequence ATGCCATATGTAAATATTAAAATTACAAATGAAAATGTTACACCAGAAAAAAAAGCATTGCTTATTAAAGGGGCAACGCAATTGCTAGTCGATGTGTTAGGGAAAAATCCTAATACAACTGTTGTAGTTATTGATGAAGTTGATACTGATAATTGGGGAATAGGCGGAGAAACAATAACAGTTCGTAGAAAAAATGGACAGTAA
- a CDS encoding YbfB/YjiJ family MFS transporter — translation MVAMGIGRFAYTPILPLMQNDLSFSDALAGYLATSNYGGYLLGALLAGVLPLRKHKTMYLRISLVVSIVTTFSMGLSHSYFLMLVFRFISGIASAFIFVLASSIVLDKLAAVGKTNWSGIFYSGVGLGIFLTGLFVPSLNHLFHWEGAWVGLAIVSGALTVFVWMWLKDSHNIATKKHKQEVFSQAQLPPAKWLPWLVAAYGIEGLGYIVTGTFIVSIAEKTSTVGSVPTFVWMIVGLAAVPSCILWSSLAKKRGFVTSLVLAMTLQSIGIAMPVFLASQTFFIISAILFGATFMGITTLATTLARQMNPANSSKIISYMTAIYAVGQMVGPTIAGVLASITQNFNAALIGAACAVFIGSCLLINGIRFEKLPITKNTIINYNK, via the coding sequence ATGGTTGCGATGGGAATTGGAAGATTCGCTTATACACCAATACTCCCACTTATGCAAAATGACCTCTCTTTTTCCGACGCTCTTGCTGGTTATCTTGCTACAAGCAATTACGGAGGATATTTACTTGGGGCCCTTTTAGCGGGAGTTCTGCCTTTAAGAAAGCACAAAACAATGTATTTAAGGATAAGTCTAGTTGTTAGCATTGTAACAACCTTCAGTATGGGACTATCACATTCTTATTTTCTTATGCTAGTATTCCGTTTTATTTCAGGTATTGCAAGTGCTTTTATATTTGTTTTAGCTTCAAGTATTGTATTGGATAAACTTGCCGCCGTAGGGAAGACAAATTGGTCAGGGATATTTTATTCGGGAGTAGGACTAGGAATCTTTTTAACTGGTCTATTCGTTCCAAGCCTAAACCATCTCTTTCATTGGGAGGGAGCATGGGTGGGACTCGCAATTGTCAGCGGGGCTCTAACTGTTTTCGTATGGATGTGGCTTAAAGATTCTCACAACATTGCTACAAAGAAGCATAAACAAGAAGTGTTTTCACAAGCACAACTACCACCTGCCAAATGGCTTCCATGGTTAGTTGCAGCCTACGGCATAGAGGGATTAGGTTATATTGTTACAGGCACTTTTATCGTTTCAATTGCTGAAAAAACCTCCACCGTTGGTAGTGTCCCTACCTTTGTATGGATGATTGTTGGGTTGGCGGCAGTTCCATCCTGTATCCTTTGGTCATCGCTCGCAAAAAAACGAGGATTTGTTACATCTTTAGTTTTGGCAATGACCCTACAATCTATTGGAATTGCAATGCCAGTTTTCTTAGCATCCCAAACGTTTTTTATAATAAGCGCAATATTATTTGGAGCGACGTTTATGGGGATTACAACTCTTGCTACAACGTTAGCAAGACAAATGAATCCAGCTAATAGCAGCAAGATTATCAGCTATATGACGGCCATTTATGCTGTCGGACAAATGGTTGGACCAACAATTGCTGGGGTTTTAGCATCTATTACGCAAAATTTTAACGCTGCTTTAATAGGTGCCGCGTGTGCCGTATTCATCGGTTCATGCCTGCTTATCAATGGAATTCGTTTTGAGAAGTTACCAATCACGAAAAATACGATTATAAATTATAACAAATAA
- a CDS encoding LysR family transcriptional regulator — MDLQALKIFQIVAELGSISQAARELNYAQSNITTKIQQLETSLETTLFYRHNRGTTLTAKGKMLLSYTEKIFRLLDETQKVMSDEETPKGPIIIGSMETTAAVRLPALLSKYHHKYPEVDLTLKTGPTEQNIQGVLQYELDGAFVAGPVEHPELIQTTVIEEELVLITDTIHSSLSSIKDMQTRTLLVFRAGCSYRARFEQWLHHEGLVPHKIMEFGTLEAIVGCVSAGLGISLLPRSVIEKHVQEGSLRMHPIPSPYGKVKTIFIYRKDKYMPTSLMKFMDMLSDKTSWLNKRF; from the coding sequence ATGGATTTGCAAGCTTTGAAAATTTTTCAAATTGTAGCTGAGTTGGGGAGTATTTCGCAAGCAGCTAGAGAACTTAATTATGCACAATCAAATATCACGACAAAGATTCAACAACTGGAAACAAGTCTTGAAACAACTTTGTTTTATCGTCATAATCGTGGAACTACATTAACAGCAAAGGGAAAAATGTTACTGTCTTATACAGAAAAAATATTTCGTCTTTTAGATGAGACCCAAAAAGTGATGAGTGATGAAGAAACACCAAAAGGCCCTATAATCATTGGTTCCATGGAAACGACAGCTGCCGTCCGCTTACCGGCCCTACTTTCAAAGTACCATCACAAGTATCCAGAAGTTGATCTCACTCTTAAAACTGGCCCTACTGAACAAAATATCCAAGGGGTACTGCAATATGAACTTGATGGAGCATTTGTAGCTGGTCCTGTTGAACACCCAGAACTTATCCAAACGACGGTAATAGAAGAAGAATTAGTACTCATTACAGATACGATTCACTCTTCTTTATCCTCAATTAAAGATATGCAGACTCGTACTCTACTTGTATTCCGTGCTGGCTGTTCATATCGAGCGAGATTCGAACAATGGTTACATCACGAGGGACTCGTCCCACATAAAATTATGGAGTTTGGTACACTTGAAGCAATCGTGGGTTGTGTATCTGCAGGACTTGGCATAAGTCTCCTTCCTCGTAGTGTTATTGAAAAACATGTACAAGAAGGAAGTCTGAGAATGCATCCAATCCCAAGTCCATACGGAAAAGTTAAAACAATATTCATATACCGCAAAGATAAATATATGCCCACTTCTTTAATGAAATTTATGGATATGTTAAGTGACAAAACAAGCTGGTTAAATAAAAGATTTTAA
- a CDS encoding 4-oxalocrotonate tautomerase family protein produces the protein MPFITIKLAKGRTIEQKQQFVEAITQEAVKTLNVKKEWITVVFDEYERENWATDGQLHSIKFGDGFGKQGTE, from the coding sequence ATGCCTTTTATAACAATTAAATTGGCTAAAGGTAGGACAATTGAACAAAAACAGCAATTTGTTGAAGCGATTACTCAAGAAGCAGTAAAAACTTTAAACGTAAAAAAGGAATGGATAACCGTAGTGTTTGATGAATACGAACGAGAAAATTGGGCTACAGATGGGCAGCTACATTCAATAAAATTTGGCGATGGATTTGGAAAACAAGGAACAGAATGA